GGTCACCTTTAAGAGGCTATTTTGGCGCTTTACCTATGATAATAGGGTCTCTGTACATAACAGGGCTATCTTTACTCATGGCAGTTCCCCTATCTCTATGCTGTGCCATATTTTTAGCTGAAATTGCGCCCCGCCAAATGAGAATGATTTTAAAGCCTGCATTACAGGCTTTAGCAGGTGTTCCTTCTGTAGTATATGGATTTTTTGGGATTACAATCATTGTCCCATTTATAAGGGAGCAGTTTGGAGGTACAGGATTCAGTATTCTTGCAGCATCCATAATTTTAACTGTTATGATTCTTCCAACAATAACCAGTTTATCAGAAGATGCTATAAAATCCATTCCCCTGGAATATAAAGAAGCGTCCCTTGCGCTTGGAGCAACTAACTGGCAAACTATTAAAAACGTTATTTTCCCTGCAGCACTACCTGGAATTTTAACTGGAATTCTCCTGGGATTAGCACAAGGAATTGGAGAAACTATGATAGTTATGGTTGCAGGGAATGTTGCACTTGTTCCAGATTCAATTCTTGATCCAGCAAGGGCTTTAACAGCTAATATAGCACTTGAAATGGGTTACGCAACAGAAATACATTACAGTGCTCTTTTTGCAACAGGCATAATCCTGTTCTTCTTGATATTGCTTCTTCTGGCTATAGCCAATTACGTTTATTATAGAAAGCGAGTTATTATTGGTGGGGGCTACCTTTAATGTCATCAAGAATAGAAGGTATTAAAAAAGTTCCACGGAA
The sequence above is a segment of the Methanobacterium sp. genome. Coding sequences within it:
- the pstC gene encoding phosphate ABC transporter permease subunit PstC, producing MYKKLEEIFVEKSLLIAATSASIIILFIIFFIFREGLPAVINVGVFSFMFGTEWSPLRGYFGALPMIIGSLYITGLSLLMAVPLSLCCAIFLAEIAPRQMRMILKPALQALAGVPSVVYGFFGITIIVPFIREQFGGTGFSILAASIILTVMILPTITSLSEDAIKSIPLEYKEASLALGATNWQTIKNVIFPAALPGILTGILLGLAQGIGETMIVMVAGNVALVPDSILDPARALTANIALEMGYATEIHYSALFATGIILFFLILLLLAIANYVYYRKRVIIGGGYL